A window from Bufo bufo chromosome 1, aBufBuf1.1, whole genome shotgun sequence encodes these proteins:
- the LOC120996612 gene encoding uncharacterized protein LOC120996612: protein MPANNSRVWLSEELSTFLAIIGDGVIQSELDGSVRNEKVYKDISQRMAAEGFERTSGQCRAKLKKLKAQYKKIKDANSRSGNCPTAWRWYDAMDAIYGHRPANQGREGGLDSATVILESMVDPFETVDVLSTDASNLSEDGPSMSFSSNSSSISSSQPQSSQPQSSQLQSTPNAPRHNGERRRLQLDLRTVMEDMRAAEERQLERMDNLSERRFQAVRQDAQEAMRQEAEIARQQMEQLATFNQAFLGVLGQLVQVIGANRQPRSPPRH, encoded by the exons ATGCCAGCAAACAACAGCAGGGTCTGGTTATCTGAGGAACTATCTACGTTCTTAGCAATCATCGGCGATGGCGTTATTCAGAGTGAGCTTGATGGATCAGTGAGAAATGAAAAGGTCTATAAAGATATTTCGCAGCGGATGGCAGCCGAGGGATTTGAACGGACGTCGGGCCAGTGTAGGGCAAAGCTTAAAAAGCTTAaagcacaatataaaaaaattaaggacGCCAACAGCCGTAGTGGAAACTGTCCAACTGCTTGGAGGTGGTACGACGCCATGGACGCCATTTACGGTCATCGGCCAGCAAACCAAGGCAGGGAGGGAGGTCTGGACTCTGCAACTGTAATTCTCGAATCCATGGTAGACCCCtttg AAACAGTTGATGTACTCTCCACTGATGCATCAAACTTATCAGAAGATGGACCTTCAATGTCtttcagcagcaacagcagcagtatTTCCTCAAGCCAACCACAGAGTAGCCAACCACAGAGTAGCCAACTACAGAGTACTCCCAATGCACCAAGGCACAATG GTGAAAGGAGAAGGTTACAGTTGGATCTGCGCACAGTCATGGAGGATATGCGGGCAGCAGAAGAAAGGCAGCTGGAAAGAATGGATAACCTTTCTGAGAGGCGGTTTCAAGCAGTACGTCAGGATGCACAGGAAGCTATGCGCCAGGAGGCAGAAATTGCCCGGCAGCAGATGGAGCAGTTGGCTACCTTCAACCAGGCCTTCCTCGGTGTCCTTGGTCAGCTTGTTCAAGTGATTGGAGCCAATCGTCAACCCAGGTCACCACCCAGACATTAG
- the LOC120996666 gene encoding protein ANTAGONIST OF LIKE HETEROCHROMATIN PROTEIN 1-like: MSEETFSFLCAKLRPVMEKKSTNFRACLPVRKRIAIALWKLATNSEYRSIGHLFGVSKSSVCRCVQDFCKSVCTLLAPEIVHFPNREKLKDMAEYFENRWGLPQCVGAIDGSHIPIIAPQEYHTDYFNRKGWHSIILQGVVDGKGLFWNVNVGKPGSLHDARVLRLSTFWDWVGQGGLYPVSTKNICGVNVGYYVLGDSAYPLQNWLLKPFPDNGRLTTEQQIYNKKTSRARVVVENAFGRLKGRWRCLMKRNDSDIQLTKSMVLTCCALHNLCESHGEDFDQDWNTSPEEPVPVIAAQDMEEECSEIRQALMRHLNVNVVTVNN, translated from the coding sequence ATGTCAGAGGAAACCTTCTCATTCCTTTGTGCAAAGCTACGTCCAGTGATGGAAAAGAAAAGCACCAACTTCAGAGCCTGTTTGCCTGTAAGGAAAAGAATTGCCATTGCACTGTGGAAGCTGGCTACCAACAGTGAATACAGGAGTATAGGTCATCTTTTTGGTGTCAGCAAATCATCAGTGTGCCGGTGTGTGCAGGACTTCTGTAAGTCTGTGTGCACATTGCTAGCGCCTGAAATTGTTCATTTTCCTAACAGGGAAAAGCTCAAAGACATGGCTGAGTACTTTGAGAACAGGTGGGGCCTTCCACAGTGTGTTGGTGCTATTGATGGCTCACACATACCAATAATAGCACCACAAGAATACCACACTGACTACTTCAACCGAAAAGGCTGGCATTCCATCATCCTCCAGGGAGTAGTGGATGGCAAGGGACTATTCTGGAATGTGAATGTAGGAAAGCCTGGGAGTTTGCATGATGCTCGGGTTCTCCGATTGTCAACATTTTGGGATTGGGTTGGCCAGGGAGGCCTGTACCCTGTTAGCACTAAGAACATTTGTGGGGTGAATGTTGGCTATTATGTGCTTGGGGACTCTGCCTATCCTTTACAAAATTGGCTCCTGAAACCATTTCCAGACAATGGGCGCCTAACAACAGAGCAGCAAATCTACAACAAGAAAACATCCAGGGCACGTGTTGTAGTGGAAAATGCGTTTGGAAGACTTAAGGGTAGATGGAGGTGTCTTATGAAGAGGAATGACAGTGACATACAACTAACCAAATCCATGGTCCTAACGTGCTGTGCTCTTCACAATCTTTGTGAAAGTCATGGAGAAGACTTTGACCAGGATTGGAATACATCTCCAGAAGAGCCAGTACCAGTAATAGCAGCACAGGATATGGAAGAAGAGTGCAGTGAAATACGTCAGGCTCTGATGAGGCACCTTAACGTTAACGTTGTTACCGTGAATAATTAA